In the genome of Raphanus sativus cultivar WK10039 chromosome 9, ASM80110v3, whole genome shotgun sequence, the window TACAGTGGGAATATAAGTGTTGCAGTGAAGTCATGGGCTCGgagtgtgtgtgtttttttagaCGACTTTGAAAACTCTTTTGGATTTTATTGTCTGATAAATTTGCCAGTTTCAATACGAGTCTTGTCTCTGTAACTGCTGACATAACATTTACTTTCCTTCTTTgcttttttgttatattattcGAATAAGGAGTATATTCCACTAGTAACTTTTACCaacttttatcattttattttattttaccatgATAATAGATGAATACAAAAACAtgtaacatatattctataatctatacatttttttctGGATGACATATTAATCTTGTAAGCTTGGACTGTTTCaggagatttgaaaaaaaagacgAGAGGATATGGAGGATTTGAAGCTCTCAAGatgaaaaattttaaagaaGGGTGGATATCTCGATTGTTCTTTTGATTTATTCCATATTATGCACTGATCAGAAAAACCAATATGCTAATTATATGAGTCGGTTAGGTTTTTGTTTAAGAGTTCTTGTAAAGAAAAGATTCTCAATGTTCTATCCTATGTTTTTGTTCCTAGTTTATATTTTCTGTTCATCATGATGATGTTTTTGCTAGTAATTTATgtgatttattaaataattacttGCAAATTCCAAGTGTTTATAGTTTAATAGTTGGAAACGAGACCTCGTGTTTTTTTTCAATGGTATCGAGAGCACGTGTATCAGACATCACTAGTTATGGTGATTTTCCTGGCTAGCTTCGCTTGTAATGGTAGATAGTAGGACTACACTTAGGTTAACTTTTGCATATGGCATGAACGAGAAAGAGCAAACAGAAAAGTTGAAGAATTGGGTTTGACCCGGACCAGCCTTTGTTGATTATTTAACTAGTGAAACACTCTTTTCACAGGAATTCTAACTAGGAACACAAAAACTAAATCTTCTATTTAGTACATATCTAGCTCCACTCCTTATTTTACTACAAAATTAGGATTGGAAATGCTCTTAAATTTCTGTTTGGTTGTGATTTTTgctataaatattgttttgtaaataaatttgGACTAGAAGAAATTTTAGGTGTCATCAATCGTGTATTACTTATACTTACTATATATGGATGTGTTATTAGTTGGTACCTTTTATATATAGccttagaagaagaaaaagaacaaaaaaaagaaaaaaataagtttgaTAGATAACCCATTTCCTATTCATTTTTAAAGGCTGCGAGCCTGTAACTTTATGATTTTAAGTGTGAAACGTTGATGGAATCATAAGTTACGATCCTTTCCATGATCCTTTACACTCACTAGTAAAATTCTATCGCATAGCCACTACAATACCATGGCTATAGAGCAATAATTCGTGGCTATTGAAAAAACAGCCACGTTTTCAGGTTAAAATTTTACAGTGGCTATAGCCTCGTGGCTGGAAAAAGATCGTGACTAAACGTGGCTAATAGCCACGGTTTTACCACGCTATGTCAGTGGCTTATATAGCCAGGATAATAACATTGTTAACGTGGCTacaccaaaacaaaaaacaaaaaaaaaataaacagaaataaaaacaaacaaataatttttattaattaatattaaaacataaaatacacattattatttatactATACATAAATACGTATAAACATAGAAATACACCACCGCCGCACCACCACCTGCCACCGCCGCACCACCATCTGCCACCGCCGCACTACGCTTCACCTGAGGCGTCGCACCGTCACACCATTTGTTTCTTCCGTTCCATCATCTTCCCAAACACCACTTCTCCTTCCCTTCATAGTCAGATTCACCATGGCCAAAGAACAAATGAAACATTAAGAAAGAACTCAGATTTTTGGCATCTAAGAACACAAAGAGAGTCAAGAACAAAGATGAATAATTTATCCATCACAATTTACACAGATACAAATTAGGgcatataaaaatatgtttagatCGAAATAAACGAGGAGAGAGAATTTGGTACCTCTTGAGTAACTCGCGGAAGGAGTAGAGAGAAGGGAGGGGTCGGGTCTTTTCCACCGTCTGCTCGTTCTCAGATCtattaaaaaacaaacatatcAACTATAAataggaagaagaggaggaagacgaAGGTCACGAAGCCAAAGAGTAGGAAGACGAAGAGATGTCGACCCGTGGTGATGGTGAGGAGGTGAAACCGGTGAGGAGATGGAGAAATGAGTTGATTGTTACGGAGAAAGAGATAGATTGGAAGAAGAACATTGGAAGAAGAACAATCCAACGAAGGAGAGAGggaaaaagaacaagaaaagaagaaagaaacaaaaagagatTTAATCTGGACCCTTCATAATTTTAATCTAATGGTTAATATTGTCAATCTACGCAGCTCATTCTTATTGGTTAAGAACAGAGAGGTttggagaaaataaaaatacagaaataaaaaaatctgtgtgtttatttatgttgtttAGCTATTATTAatgtctatattttttttaaaaaaatagtttatactttttaaaacaGTGTATGATTCTTCATATACTttgatcatttattttataagaaaatggtTAGATTTAAATGTAAGAGTTTATGGTTTTGTATGTAAGTttaagtttggggtttagggtttgaagtatgatataggatttgagtttatatgatatatggtttgagataaaaatttgaaatgttcTATATAGCTTGAAATGTTGTATATAgtgataaatatatttatcttataggaattgattttatttaaaatttaagatttcaTGTTTTATGAAATAGATTAATTTTGAAGTATGTGGTTTATAGTTAAGATATGTAATTAAgtatatgatttgattttttaaaaaatatttagtttatagttttatatttaagatttggAATTCATAtaagtttgaaaatattaagtttGTAGAGTGATTGTTGTAATATATGTTTGtaagtttatggtttagtgtgtTTAAAGTGATgaaggttatatatatatatatgtggtatgaggttaattttttaaaatctgaaaGTTGTAAATAAGTGTTGGATATTAGATAAAGTTAAACTAGGTAAATATTAATTAGATATATTGTTTTGTAGATATATTtaagtttagggtatatatttggggtttagggtataaaatgACATAGCCATGGAAAAATAGTGGCTATACAGTGGCTAACGCTCTTGCCACAGAAATAAATGTGGCTAAATCGTGGCTATgatttaacataaaaaaattatttatcttcGAAAATGCTTTAACCGGGAAAATGTGAAAAATGTAAGCGGGAATAAAAAATTCAGTGGCTATATATCTAGCCACTATAATATTCGGTGGCAATACAGTGGCTTTTTATCTAGCCACGATAAAATTCAGTGGCTATTATCGTGGCTAATTGACTTTACCGTGGCTAATTGAAAATCGTACCTATTTCGTGGAGGAATCCTGGCTTTTTTAATTTAGCCACGTTTTTGGAGTGGCACTACCGTGGCTATGCGGAAGATTTCTATTAGTGACTGGCCAATGGGTGACTTGCAACCCAAAATGTGTGCACAACTCAGGAAATAGTATACCTGTTTATGAGCAAATAATGAGATATATATGGAATTCGAAATTTTCAAATCGCTCTCGCCCTCAAATCTCGATATCCTTCTTCTACTGAGTTTTGACCTGTTTTCTATTCATATGCACATTCATGGAGGTTCAGATGCGCAGTGTAGAATAAAAAACAAGGTCAAAACTTAGTAGAAGTCAAGAAGATCCGATGTAGAATAGATAAACCGTTTTGACCTTGTTTTCTATTCAACCGAAAGTGGACACTTTTTTGATTGAACACTAAGAGACACTACACATTGTTAGGCAAAGAAGATCAGGGATAAACTCAACATCGGATCGAACTGATCTAAGTTTTAGACAACCCTTGCCAAGGGTCCCTTGGAAACAGACATcaaccctttttttttgtggtaaAAACAGACATCAACCTTCCCCCAGTCAAATGCACATTCACGGGGGTTTCAGATGGTAGGACTCTCAATTTCCGtagatttttataatttgatgcAACCGTTCAAAGACCGCTATTTCGTCCATGCACATGTACCCCATTATTGCctacaaataaacaaaatattttataaattaaatacacacatcttatttatttacatatatatcattacGTAAAAGAAGGCACTGAATTCTGAAACAGAAAAGTAATTTTGTCTTTAGTTTTTTCTTGGGCATGGATATTATTTCCATCGCTCTGTTGCATATAACGTGGAGAGTACAAATAAATCTTCTAATACAGGAAAGCAAATCAGTATGTCAATATTTGAATAGCTTAAGAAAATTGCTTACATaattttagtctttttttttttttttgaactttacaTAATTTTAGTCTTGACGACAAAGTAACATTTCCAATATAGGATGGTAAATATGTATGTAAAATATTTCAAGAGTTTGAAAACtgattttataccaaaaacttaaaaaagttCAAACTTCTTCCGgttattagttttgttttttcttatcaTCGCATATCGTATAATTAACAACGAAATTTAAAACCGGTTAAACAAATGGGTGTGGGGGATAATGAAAATTAAGAAATGAACCCTTGACATTTACTtcattagtaaaaataaaaattcaaatacaaaAGTTTTTTTCTGGATCATTAAGACGATTCACTGTGAAATACCCGAAAATTATAATGAACCGAACCTGGTTAAACTAaccaataataattaaaaaaaaacttttcgaGTAGTAAAAATGTTAATTAAGATAAAGAGCGCAATTAGgttaaataaatgaattataaaaaGTCGGCCGTCAACTTTAAACGGATAAGGCATTTCTCTGTCTTTAAAAACCGATCAAAATCTTTTTCTTAATCATAaagtttccaaaataaaaaaaaaatctgtgagAGATCAATCGATCGAAGCATCATGGGAGGAGGAAGAGTGATGGCGACGGCGGCGAAGGTGGCTGGGATAGGAGTCGCGAAAGGTGGATTCAGGGGAGGACTCGGAGTCCCTTCCGCGGCGGCGAACGATCAGTTCATCGTGAGAAACGCCTCCGCGTCTAATAAGCCCGTTTCGGCTTCGATCTCGTCGGCTGTTCATCCTTCGGGGGAAGAAGACTCCGCGGCGGCGGTGGTTATGCGTAAACCATCGGTTTGGGAAGACGAGTGGGAGTTCGCGGAAGTGATGGAGACGAAGACGATCCCTAGGGTTGTTTTCCACAAGCCTCCTTCTCTCCAGGAGGCTAAAGATGCCACCCATGATCTCAAAGATGCTCTCAACATGTAATATTTGtatccttttgtttttttacttctAATTTTGACTCTTACAATTTGACTTAATTCAAGCAAAATCTTGAGTGATTTTTCTCGGTTTAGTTTTTATgtgcttatgttttgttttattgtgattattattttaatggATTTTCCAACTCTTAATCATATAAGTCTTTTAAAAGTCTTGTCACTTTGAAACTTGTTAGGTTGATTTATTGTTCTTACATCCATTTTTATAACTAGTTACATACGTGGAAAcctgtttttatgtttggttcTTGTTTAATTTAGTAATGGAGTGTGTTATTGAAATTTAAAGTATGTCCTTTTGAAAAACGTTTAGTTTGATTTATGTTCTTACAACACCCTATGTGTGTACAGGGAGTTACATACATCGAAACATGTTCTTATGTttggttcttgttttttttttgattattccGACATGTGTTAGGGCGGCGTATATGGAAGGGTCAAATGAAGTTGGTTCTGTTTCAAGAATGTTTTCAAGTTTTCAACCTTGTGAGAACAATAGAGCTGTTGTTGAATCAGCTGTTCCACCGGTTGCTCTTCAGGCTTTTGCTTTTCTCAGTGAAAACACCGCCGCGCAGGTACCATTTCCTCGCTTTGCTCTGTTTGAAATTGCTTCGGTTAATTAAATCTTCACTTGTGCTAGTCTTGAGAGTGATGGTTTCCTATTATACAGTCTGTTGTTGCTTCCATTGCGTCTGACCCGAAGGTGTGGGATGCGGTAATGGAAAACAAGGATCTCATGAAATTTCTCGAGACCAACAGTAAGACATTTCTTTTGgtgttttaatgttttaataatGATGAAGGAATGTCAACAGAGACTTTTTATTTTCCGTTTGCAGCTGCTTCAACTAAGGATGAAGCTGACAATGACG includes:
- the LOC108823629 gene encoding uncharacterized protein LOC108823629 encodes the protein MGGGRVMATAAKVAGIGVAKGGFRGGLGVPSAAANDQFIVRNASASNKPVSASISSAVHPSGEEDSAAAVVMRKPSVWEDEWEFAEVMETKTIPRVVFHKPPSLQEAKDATHDLKDALNMAAYMEGSNEVGSVSRMFSSFQPCENNRAVVESAVPPVALQAFAFLSENTAAQSVVASIASDPKVWDAVMENKDLMKFLETNTASTKDEADNDDKSELSSETESEEESEAKPKPIQLMEILRDMKLKAVQMMENVSSYFGGLFRTESFTEGGQERKRMLLNDPTTLFGLAVCVIFMVVLKRA